In the Muricauda sp. MAR_2010_75 genome, one interval contains:
- a CDS encoding DUF6095 family protein has product MRRTDKELLVKGLKSFGYTVAAMFLGPFLIYQAFKNEEHFLYIPVLILGIFFAGLAIYLGFRSVNIVMDAVFGKKSKD; this is encoded by the coding sequence ATGAGGCGGACAGATAAGGAACTTTTGGTAAAAGGATTGAAATCGTTTGGTTACACCGTGGCGGCTATGTTTTTAGGGCCATTTTTAATTTACCAGGCCTTCAAAAATGAAGAGCATTTTCTTTATATCCCTGTTTTGATTTTGGGTATCTTCTTTGCCGGTTTGGCCATCTATTTAGGCTTTCGGTCCGTGAACATTGTAATGGATGCGGTGTTTGGAAAAAAATCCAAGGACTAA